The proteins below come from a single Orcinus orca chromosome 6, mOrcOrc1.1, whole genome shotgun sequence genomic window:
- the LOC101273530 gene encoding LOW QUALITY PROTEIN: sodium/potassium-transporting ATPase subunit alpha-1-like (The sequence of the model RefSeq protein was modified relative to this genomic sequence to represent the inferred CDS: deleted 1 base in 1 codon; substituted 1 base at 1 genomic stop codon) produces the protein VTKDHPITAKTIAEGVGILSEDKETIEDISAYLIIPVSQVNPRNANACMVHGSDLKDLTFQQLDDILKYHTEIVFPRSSPQQKLIVQEDCQREGTIMAVTGDGVNDSALKKVDTGVAMGIAGSEVSMXATDMILLDENFASIVTGVEEGHLIFDSFKKSIAYTITRTFQIFIIWNTPFLIFIITNIPLPLRTITILCIN, from the exons gTTACCAAAGACCATCCAATCACAGCCAAAACCATTGCCGAAGGTGTGGGCATCCTCTCAGAAGACAAGGAAACCATAGAAGACATTTCTGCCTACCTCATCATCCCAGTGAGCCAGGTGAACCCAAGAAATGCCAATGCCTGCATGGTACATGGAAGTGATCTGAAGGACTTGACTTTCCAGCAGCTGGATGACATTTTGAAGTACCATACTGAGATTGTGTTTCCCAGGTCCTCTCCTCAACAGAAGCTGATCGTTCAGGAAGACTGCCAGAGAGAGGGCACTATCATGGCTGTAACTGGTGATGGTGTCAATGACTCAGCTTTGAAGAAGGTGGACACTGGGGTTGCTATGGGAATTGCAGGCTCAGAAGTGTCTATGTAAGCTACTGACATGATTCTC TTGGATGAGAATTTTGCCTCAATTGTGACTGGAGTAGAGGAAGGTCATCTAATCTTTGATAGCTTTAAGAAATCTATTGCCTACACCATAACCAGAACATTCCAGATATTTATTATCTGGAACACCCCCTTCCTGATATTCATTATTACAAACATTCCACTACCCCTGAGGACCATCACCATCCTCTGCATTAACTAG